The Phoenix dactylifera cultivar Barhee BC4 chromosome 9, palm_55x_up_171113_PBpolish2nd_filt_p, whole genome shotgun sequence genome window below encodes:
- the LOC103715317 gene encoding uncharacterized protein At2g33490-like isoform X3, whose product MKRQCDDKRDMYKFMLAAQREKGRSKNANGESFSPQLLQAAQEDYQQEATLFVFRLKSLKQGQSRSLLTQAARHHAAQLNFFRKGVRSLEVVEPHVKAIAEQHHIDYQFSGLEDDTEDDDDDDADENNYDGNDDDELSFAYGQNNHGQGHSVYRNSTEVRRYLLDQLDQTNAPTSTTETAQENIDHSQAETPFSRGPRVVSLSEPLLADKRFEPSERIKQMQPSSTRKFHTYVLPTPVDVKSSDLAGSGTSVSAPRLERKDGWPTQLWHSSPLRPNMHVKEFRNDELSSPTRLRKAQLVLKESNANSGPIRMPSPLNEGLPLPQANLLNALDSNRIKRQAYSGPLTSQARPGKPTFSVDYHLAASAKPTHFPMPQPSTSQNMSPRASPPIASPRINELHELPRPPNSSVKSARPSSIIGHSAPLVCRGQELYATSKMQLNASQTASPLPTPPVVMARSFSIPSSSPGTPSLAIAKMLEVPQNQSRTTDVSSPPLRPISLINVQSTSTISESVAQATKAKDLCDQNSL is encoded by the exons ATGAAACGCCAGTGTGATGATAAAAG agatatgtaTAAGTTCATGCTAGCGGcacaaagagaaaaaggaaggtCAAAAAATGCCAATGGTGAAAGTTTTTCTCCACAGCTGTTGCAAGCAGCTCAAGAAGATTATCAACAAGAGGCAACCCTTTTTGTTTTTCGCTTAAAATCATTAAAGCAAGGGCAGTCCCGAAGTCTTTTGACACAGGCTGCTCGTCACCATGCTGCACAG TTAAATTTCTTTAGGAAAGGAGTAAGGTCTCTTGAGGTGGTTGAGCCACATGTCAAAGCAATAGCTGAACAACACCATATTGATTATCAGTTCAGTGGACTTGAGGATGACACAGAGGAcgacgatgatgatgatgcagatgaaaataattatgatggtaatgatgatgatgagttgagttttgcctatggacaaaataaccATGGTCAAGGTCATTCTGTATATAGAAACTCAACGGAGGTGAGAAGATACCTG TTAGATCAACTGGACCAAACAAATGCCCCAACATCAACTACTGAAACTGCACAG GAAAATATAGACCACAGCCAAGCAGAAACTCCATTCAGTAGGGGGCCTAGGGTTGTTAGCCTATCAGAACCACTTTTAGCAGATAAAAGGTTCGAACCATCTGAAAGGATAAAACAAATGCAGCCTTCATCAACAAGGAAGTTTCACACTTATGTTCTGCCTACACCAGTTGACGTGAAAAGCTCAGATTTAGCAGGGTCAGGTACTTCAGTTTCTGCACCTCGGCTAGAAAGAAAGGATGGCTGGCCAACACAGTTGTGGCATTCCTCACCATTGCGGCCAAACATGCATGTGAAAGAATTCAGAAATGATGAACTGTCAAGCCCTACCAGATTGCGTAAAGCACAGTTGGTACTTAAAGAAAGCAATGCGAATAGTGGTCCCATCAGAATGCCCTCTCCTTTGAATGAAGGGCTTCCGTTGCCACAGGCAAATCTACTCAATGCTTTGGACTCTAACAGGATAAAGAGACAAGCTTACTCGGGTCCATTGACAAGTCAAGCACGGCCAGGCAAGCCCACATTTTCAGTGGATTATCATCTTGCAGCTTCTGCAAAGCCAACACATTTTCCCATGCCTCAGCCATCGACGTCACAAAACATGTCCCCTAGGGCCTCACCTCCTATAgcatcaccaagaattaatgaacTTCACGAGCTTCCAAGACCTCCAAACAGTTCAGTGAAATCTGCAAGACCATCTAGTATAATCGGTCATTCAGCTCCTTTAGTATGCAGAGGTCAAGAGCTTTATGCAACAAGTAAAATGCAACTAAATGCATCACAAACAGCATCACCACTACCAACACCACCTGTGGTTATGGCTCGTAGTTTTTCTATACCCTCTAGTAGTCCAGGAACACCATCGCTAGCAATTGCTAAGATGTTGGAGGTTCCTCAAAATCAGAGCAGAACTACAGATGTATCTTCACCTCCTCTGAGACCAATATCTTTGATAAACGTACAGTCCACATCAACAATTTCAGAATCAGTAGCTCAGGCCACAAAAGCAAAG